ACTACAAGGGCGACCCCGAGCACGGCTTCTGCACCACCTGCCCCCTCAAATGCGACGGCGACCGCCGCGCCGAGCTGCAGGAGTGGATCCGCAACCCGGCTCTGGCGCCGTAGGGGCAGCAGGCGGGCGACCGGGCGGACCCACACGCCGCGCGCATCGGCCCCGTGTCCGCGTCCTCGCGGGGCCTGGCCGCGTAGTGCCCGGACGGTTCCTCCACCCCCGCCGGGGCGACCGCCGCGCCGATCCCGGATCCGCCCGCCGTGCGCACCGGAAACCTAGCGGGCGCTCCACCCGTCCAGGCGCACGACCGCGGGTTTGCGGCCGGAGGTGAAGTCGCTCAGGCGCAGGGCGGCGGGGCGGCTGCCCGGCGGGACGTCGAAGACCAGACCGCCGCGGACCCGGGCGCCCGGGGCGAGGCCGCCGAACAGTTCGTCGGGGTTGCCCGCGCGCAGGCCGGCGGTGTTGTCGGGGCGGTGCCGGGCGCCGTCGGCGTCGACGAGGCGCTGGTCGGCGTCGGTGAAGAACGCGGGCTCGTCGGCGACGTTGCGCACGGTGACGCGGGCGACCACGAAGCTGCCCTGGGCCCGCTCGCCCTGGACCGCGCCGCCGACGTGGTCCAGTCCGGTGTGCACGCCGGTGACGGTGAATTCGAAGGCGCCCGAGGAGACGGGATCGCCGACGCGGCCCCAGGAGCCGTCGTCGGGCGGCCGTTCGGGCTGGGCGCTGGGAGCGGGCATGCGGGCCGCCACACCGCCGATGGTGGACGGACCGCCGCCGGCCAGAGCGGCGGCGGCCGCGCCGCCGATCAGGGCCGCCGCGCCGAGAGCG
The genomic region above belongs to Streptomonospora salina and contains:
- a CDS encoding DUF4352 domain-containing protein, encoding MDDREAAARTGADGADPQHAGAIAAEPGDGVCGPADESARSDTAHVPHHDSGGDAGTTPDAAAEPAGGGPGASAAEPVPRRRRWPRIAAALGAAALIGGAAAAALAGGGPSTIGGVAARMPAPSAQPERPPDDGSWGRVGDPVSSGAFEFTVTGVHTGLDHVGGAVQGERAQGSFVVARVTVRNVADEPAFFTDADQRLVDADGARHRPDNTAGLRAGNPDELFGGLAPGARVRGGLVFDVPPGSRPAALRLSDFTSGRKPAVVRLDGWSAR